The Bacillus sp. Y1 genome has a window encoding:
- the plsY gene encoding glycerol-3-phosphate 1-O-acyltransferase PlsY, which translates to MEIALIVIVSYLLGSIPSGLIVGKAFYGIDIREHGSGNLGGTNTFRTLGKKAGIIVTAADILKGTLASSLPVMFGVAGQIDPLIAGMIAVVGHMYPVFAKFKGGKAVATSGGVLLACAPVMFLVMVVVFLLSLYITKFVSLSSIIASIVAVIYAVIAKEPLLIIVVSLLSLFVIYRHRANIKRIMNKTEPKIKWM; encoded by the coding sequence ATGGAAATTGCATTAATAGTTATTGTTTCTTACCTGCTTGGTTCCATTCCCTCAGGGTTAATTGTTGGAAAAGCTTTTTACGGAATTGATATCCGTGAGCATGGAAGTGGAAATTTAGGTGGAACCAATACATTTCGTACTTTAGGGAAAAAAGCAGGGATTATTGTAACCGCTGCTGATATCCTAAAAGGTACACTTGCCTCCTCCCTTCCTGTTATGTTTGGAGTGGCTGGTCAAATTGATCCTTTAATTGCAGGGATGATTGCGGTTGTTGGGCATATGTATCCTGTGTTTGCTAAGTTTAAGGGTGGAAAAGCGGTGGCTACGTCAGGTGGAGTTCTTTTAGCATGTGCTCCAGTTATGTTTCTTGTGATGGTCGTTGTATTCTTGCTTAGCTTATACATAACGAAGTTCGTATCACTTTCTTCAATTATTGCATCCATTGTAGCAGTGATTTATGCAGTAATTGCAAAGGAACCACTGTTAATTATCGTTGTTTCTCTGCTTTCTTTATTTGTTATTTATCGTCATCGAGCAAATATCAAGAGAATTATGAATAAAACAGAACCGAAGATTAAATGGATGTAA